One Nonomuraea rubra DNA window includes the following coding sequences:
- a CDS encoding glycine hydroxymethyltransferase, giving the protein MALPNEPADSLAFTAALDLITKVEPRVAEAIRQELQDQRESLKLIASENYASPAVLAAMGNWLSDKYAEGTIGRRFYAGCRNVDTVEQIAAEHATALFGAAHAYVQPHSGIDANLVAFWAVLAQRVEAPALARAQARHVNDLSDSEWEELRRDLGNQRMLGMSLDAGGHLTHGFRPNISGKMFHQASYGTDPDTGLLDYDQVRAKAREFRPLILIAGYSAYPRKINFRIMREIADEVGATLMVDMAHFAGLVAGKVFTGDFDPIPHAHIVTTTTHKTLRGPRGGMVLCQPELADQVDRGCPMVLGGPLPHVMAAKAVALAEARTPDFARYAEAVVANAQALAEGLRRRGVSLVTGGTDNHLVLLDVSTFGLTGRQAEAALLDAGVVTNRNAIPRDPAGAWYTSGIRLGTPALTTRGLNQADMDRIAHLIHTVLTGTQPATTPDGSTSPAKYTLDAKVRDQVSEEAADLMAGYPLYPAVRIS; this is encoded by the coding sequence ATGGCCCTGCCGAATGAGCCCGCCGACTCGCTCGCCTTCACCGCTGCGCTGGACCTCATCACGAAAGTCGAACCGCGCGTCGCCGAAGCGATCCGGCAAGAACTCCAGGACCAGCGTGAAAGCCTCAAGCTGATCGCCAGCGAGAACTACGCCTCACCCGCCGTCCTGGCCGCGATGGGCAACTGGCTGAGCGACAAGTACGCCGAAGGCACCATCGGCCGCCGCTTCTACGCCGGATGCCGCAACGTCGATACCGTCGAGCAGATCGCCGCCGAACACGCCACAGCCCTGTTCGGCGCCGCGCACGCCTACGTACAGCCGCACTCAGGCATCGACGCCAACCTCGTCGCGTTCTGGGCCGTGCTCGCCCAGCGGGTCGAAGCGCCGGCCCTGGCCCGCGCCCAAGCCCGTCACGTCAACGATCTTTCCGACAGCGAATGGGAAGAACTGCGCCGCGACCTCGGCAATCAGCGAATGCTCGGCATGAGCCTCGACGCCGGAGGCCACCTGACCCACGGCTTCCGACCCAACATCAGCGGCAAGATGTTCCACCAGGCCAGCTACGGCACCGACCCGGACACCGGCCTGCTCGACTACGACCAGGTGCGAGCCAAGGCCCGCGAGTTCCGGCCGCTCATCCTCATCGCGGGCTACTCCGCCTACCCCAGGAAGATCAACTTCCGGATCATGCGGGAGATCGCCGACGAGGTCGGAGCCACCCTCATGGTGGACATGGCCCACTTCGCCGGCCTGGTCGCCGGGAAGGTCTTCACCGGCGACTTCGACCCGATCCCGCACGCCCACATCGTCACGACCACGACGCACAAGACCCTGCGCGGCCCGCGCGGCGGGATGGTGTTGTGCCAGCCCGAACTGGCCGACCAGGTTGATCGCGGCTGCCCAATGGTGCTCGGCGGGCCGCTCCCGCACGTCATGGCCGCCAAGGCGGTCGCCCTTGCCGAGGCCCGCACGCCCGACTTCGCCCGCTACGCCGAGGCCGTCGTCGCCAACGCCCAGGCGCTCGCCGAGGGCCTGCGACGACGGGGCGTCAGCTTGGTCACCGGGGGCACCGACAACCACCTCGTCCTCCTCGACGTCTCCACCTTCGGGCTGACCGGACGGCAGGCCGAAGCCGCCCTGCTCGACGCGGGCGTGGTCACCAACCGCAACGCCATCCCGCGCGACCCCGCCGGCGCCTGGTACACCTCCGGCATCCGTCTCGGCACTCCCGCACTGACCACCCGAGGCCTCAACCAGGCCGACATGGACCGCATCGCCCACCTGATCCACACGGTGCTGACTGGCACCCAGCCCGCCACCACGCCAGACGGCAGCACCTCTCCGGCCAAGTACACCTTGGATGCGAAGGTCCGCGACCAGGTCAGCGAGGAGGCGGCCGACCTGATGGCCGGGTATCCGCTCTACCCGGCGGTCCGCATCAGCTGA
- a CDS encoding peptidoglycan recognition protein family protein, whose product MPWLTQLADVARATGFPVTEVGGWKTRGHGPQPSVEGVVCHHTAGSNDRHVVVNGRPGLEGPLSHIWLQHTGRIWVVAAGRCWHNAPSTSSHHMNSTSIGIEAENDGRSPWPQVQLDAYYALCAELCREFGLPASRVAGHKEVNTGKVDPHSINMNSFRSRVAALIKNPGTPIEQQEDDVPEVISLGAGDDQAVPAGGELAVRWHTEYTDDPPGHNADGVAVMAKAARWCIVDGLVKVRGLKPGTEIDVAWSRYSRDGKEFEDDAWRLSFRADANGRVESSVGGQFALNTKNQLRLRIINPTDAAAVVEKVTMAKIAMFSR is encoded by the coding sequence ATGCCCTGGCTTACGCAGCTCGCGGACGTCGCCCGCGCAACCGGCTTTCCGGTGACGGAGGTCGGCGGATGGAAGACTCGCGGGCACGGCCCGCAGCCCTCTGTCGAGGGCGTGGTATGCCACCACACCGCCGGGTCTAATGACCGGCACGTCGTGGTGAACGGCAGGCCAGGACTGGAGGGGCCGCTGTCTCACATCTGGCTGCAGCACACTGGCCGGATCTGGGTCGTCGCCGCTGGGCGGTGCTGGCACAACGCGCCGAGCACCAGTTCGCACCACATGAACAGCACGAGCATCGGAATCGAGGCCGAGAACGACGGCCGCAGTCCGTGGCCGCAGGTGCAGCTCGACGCCTATTACGCGCTGTGCGCCGAGCTGTGCCGCGAGTTCGGCCTGCCCGCCAGCAGGGTGGCGGGTCACAAGGAGGTCAACACCGGCAAGGTGGACCCCCACTCGATCAACATGAACTCGTTCCGGTCACGCGTAGCCGCGCTGATCAAGAACCCCGGAACGCCCATCGAGCAGCAGGAGGACGACGTGCCCGAGGTCATCTCTCTGGGTGCCGGTGATGACCAGGCGGTCCCGGCCGGTGGCGAGTTGGCGGTGCGCTGGCACACCGAGTACACGGACGACCCGCCCGGTCACAACGCGGACGGCGTCGCCGTCATGGCTAAGGCTGCGCGTTGGTGCATCGTGGACGGCCTGGTGAAGGTCCGCGGGCTGAAGCCGGGCACGGAGATCGACGTAGCCTGGTCGCGCTACTCGCGGGACGGCAAGGAGTTCGAGGACGACGCCTGGAGGCTGTCCTTCCGCGCCGACGCCAACGGCCGCGTCGAGTCCAGCGTGGGCGGCCAGTTCGCGCTCAACACCAAGAACCAGCTCCGGCTCCGGATCATCAACCCGACCGACGCCGCGGCGGTCGTCGAGAAGGTGACCATGGCCAAGATCGCCATGTTCAGCCGCTAA
- a CDS encoding phytanoyl-CoA dioxygenase family protein, whose translation MPTTTFFIHNADVTMPERTCTTMLTQQEEDTFVRQGVVVPDSRIPDGLLGLLREAIDQQVAERFPSPGDKTYDKEFAGQYVRDPHKQDPRIAMIPLESFGLADSVRCLLGPRIVLRNSNVRVTRPRTGDGTVWHTDYRPHTSPPSRLASAPTVITCLIYLDAADERTGPLLVVPSSHHRLDQPPATDDTFDDQVMVQIEPGQVVLMNAALWHRGGANHSEQTRRLLTLQLSSIFMPEFNFEPSLPSAAYQRLLEQARSREDEPLLELLGHGGLNPVSARY comes from the coding sequence ATGCCCACCACCACGTTCTTCATCCACAACGCCGACGTCACGATGCCCGAGCGGACCTGCACCACGATGCTCACTCAGCAGGAGGAAGACACCTTCGTCCGCCAAGGCGTCGTCGTCCCGGACAGCCGCATCCCTGACGGCCTGCTCGGCCTGCTGCGCGAGGCGATCGACCAGCAGGTGGCCGAACGCTTCCCCTCGCCCGGGGACAAGACCTACGACAAGGAGTTCGCCGGCCAGTACGTCCGTGACCCGCACAAGCAGGACCCGCGCATCGCCATGATCCCGCTGGAGTCCTTCGGCCTGGCCGACTCTGTCCGCTGCCTGCTCGGCCCGCGCATCGTGCTGCGCAACTCGAACGTGCGCGTCACCCGCCCCCGGACCGGGGACGGGACCGTGTGGCACACCGACTACCGGCCGCACACCTCACCACCGTCACGCCTGGCGTCCGCGCCCACCGTGATCACCTGCCTGATCTACCTCGACGCAGCGGACGAGCGGACCGGCCCGCTACTGGTGGTGCCGAGCAGTCACCACCGCCTCGACCAGCCGCCGGCGACGGACGATACCTTCGACGACCAGGTCATGGTCCAGATCGAGCCTGGCCAGGTCGTGCTGATGAACGCCGCCCTGTGGCACCGCGGCGGCGCCAACCACAGCGAGCAGACGCGCCGCCTGCTCACCCTGCAACTGTCGTCGATCTTCATGCCGGAGTTCAATTTCGAGCCCAGCCTCCCCTCAGCCGCCTACCAACGGCTGCTCGAACAGGCACGCTCGCGTGAGGACGAGCCGCTGCTGGAACTGCTCGGCCACGGCGGGCTCAATCCGGTCAGCGCCCGCTACTGA
- a CDS encoding fibronectin type III domain-containing protein produces MSFDLRLVAFAPFGDRLGVLPHPLSVEAGWPLNDVPSLKLSYTTAAIGAALLDQPCEIGVEWSIDGTVWTEAVDARFLRIKRRGDVSDTTGLASFELPGFVWMLRKIVLHPGVAPLVDGKRPFLSATAGEILQTFIAEAKGRGAVPGLQWDFTPEEDSAGQAWDKVITIYYQPGIDALTALQNLAEQGVCDFRTSGRTVQVFNADTTMADDLASGPSPVDLRYGRDVAEAPDEGTLEDTASSVLVLGDNGLVKTYTNPAAVQPWGPWEQYVGAGGVSDEGTATILAQSALERAAAERVQRTRGIVLYGARWLPLKDYRPGDRVLAPGDGGVLESLRVRQVTLARNSTGVLGGSLVLHDRFLERDIRLARRTAGIVGGSTADGGSGARPAPEAPEPRTPATPAGLVVNPLAYIDEHGLPHGQVTASWGAVTSDVGGVTLSVGGYELFMRVNETGAPWFLVTSTEAGDTTATYSPLVIGESYAFKVRAVNLGKVGTFSEPVAVTIPDDDEAPPVPTAPQLSTRLGVVRVTWNGLGVGPVPMPPDFLHVRVWMQDPLAPGWSEIGVLGEAGAVLVPGLPYGADRQFRFTSIDRSGNESGPSVSATIAAVQLVQGDAANESITTGALVANAVTADKLAAGAVEAEHITAGAVVADALAAVITLSTRVVAGSVSGARVELNSSGLVAFNGSGQQTASISAANGAVSIVGQLASGVTGARIVVNPAGAANPEIRFIPGSGTNQSRIYSDGSRFTEEATLVMESGTNQASTAMCRLTHAAGFWQAAILNPSNGEQRGGAVSAVEGQASIGWVHPSQQDQLLVFDQSGTFHRGTWLYANDSGLIMLSVSVSRGATYYQVALGFAFPTVPKVTFTAEQTTTMQLFSRTNSDLFFFDPSAGTSPPARTFHIWAWR; encoded by the coding sequence GTGTCGTTCGACCTCCGACTTGTCGCTTTTGCCCCATTCGGTGACCGGCTCGGCGTGCTCCCGCACCCGCTGTCGGTCGAGGCTGGCTGGCCGCTCAATGACGTGCCATCGCTGAAGCTCAGCTACACCACGGCGGCGATCGGTGCTGCCCTGCTTGACCAGCCGTGCGAAATCGGCGTCGAGTGGAGCATCGACGGCACCGTGTGGACCGAAGCCGTGGACGCGCGGTTCCTGCGCATCAAGCGCCGTGGCGACGTCTCCGACACGACCGGGCTGGCCAGTTTCGAGCTGCCGGGCTTCGTGTGGATGCTCCGCAAGATCGTGCTCCATCCCGGTGTGGCACCGCTGGTGGACGGCAAGAGGCCGTTCCTCAGCGCGACGGCGGGCGAGATCCTGCAGACGTTCATCGCAGAGGCCAAAGGCCGGGGCGCGGTGCCGGGCCTGCAATGGGACTTCACCCCGGAGGAGGACAGCGCGGGCCAGGCGTGGGACAAGGTCATCACGATCTACTACCAGCCAGGTATCGACGCGCTGACGGCGCTGCAGAACCTAGCTGAACAGGGCGTGTGCGACTTCCGCACGTCCGGCCGTACGGTGCAGGTGTTCAACGCCGACACAACGATGGCCGACGACCTGGCGTCCGGGCCCAGTCCGGTGGACCTGCGGTACGGGCGCGACGTCGCCGAAGCGCCTGACGAGGGCACGCTGGAGGATACGGCGTCGTCGGTGCTCGTCCTCGGCGACAACGGGCTCGTCAAGACGTACACCAACCCCGCCGCCGTCCAGCCGTGGGGGCCCTGGGAACAGTACGTCGGCGCGGGCGGCGTCTCCGACGAGGGCACCGCGACGATCCTCGCGCAGTCCGCGCTCGAGCGCGCCGCTGCAGAGCGGGTACAGCGCACTCGGGGCATCGTCTTGTACGGGGCGCGCTGGCTGCCGCTGAAGGACTACCGGCCTGGTGACCGGGTGCTCGCGCCCGGGGACGGCGGGGTGTTGGAGTCGCTGCGGGTCCGGCAGGTGACGTTGGCCCGCAACTCGACGGGCGTGCTCGGCGGGTCGCTGGTGCTGCATGACCGGTTCCTCGAACGGGACATCCGCCTGGCCCGGCGGACAGCCGGGATCGTCGGCGGTTCGACGGCGGACGGAGGGTCCGGAGCTCGACCAGCTCCGGAAGCTCCCGAGCCGCGCACGCCGGCGACCCCGGCCGGGCTGGTCGTGAACCCGCTCGCGTACATCGACGAGCACGGCCTGCCGCACGGGCAGGTCACGGCCTCGTGGGGGGCGGTCACCTCCGACGTCGGCGGGGTCACGCTGTCCGTGGGCGGCTACGAGCTGTTCATGCGCGTCAACGAGACCGGCGCGCCATGGTTTCTCGTCACCTCGACCGAGGCGGGCGACACCACGGCGACGTACTCGCCGCTCGTCATTGGCGAGTCGTACGCCTTCAAGGTGCGGGCGGTGAACCTCGGCAAGGTCGGGACGTTCTCCGAACCGGTGGCGGTGACCATCCCCGACGATGACGAAGCGCCGCCGGTGCCGACCGCTCCGCAGCTCTCCACGCGTCTCGGCGTGGTCCGGGTGACGTGGAACGGGCTCGGCGTGGGCCCGGTGCCGATGCCGCCGGACTTCCTGCACGTCCGCGTGTGGATGCAGGACCCGCTCGCGCCCGGCTGGTCGGAGATTGGCGTTCTGGGGGAGGCCGGAGCGGTCCTCGTGCCGGGCCTTCCGTACGGCGCGGACCGGCAGTTCAGGTTCACGTCCATCGACCGGTCCGGCAACGAATCCGGCCCGTCCGTTTCGGCGACGATCGCTGCGGTGCAGCTTGTCCAGGGCGACGCCGCGAACGAGAGCATCACGACGGGCGCGCTGGTCGCGAACGCGGTCACCGCCGACAAGCTGGCCGCCGGGGCGGTCGAGGCCGAGCACATCACGGCCGGCGCGGTGGTGGCTGACGCTCTCGCCGCGGTGATCACGTTGTCCACGCGGGTCGTCGCGGGCAGCGTGTCCGGGGCGCGGGTCGAGCTCAACAGCTCGGGCCTGGTGGCGTTCAACGGCTCGGGGCAGCAGACCGCCAGCATCTCGGCGGCCAACGGAGCGGTGTCCATCGTGGGCCAGCTCGCATCCGGGGTGACGGGCGCGCGGATCGTGGTCAACCCGGCGGGCGCGGCCAACCCGGAGATCCGCTTTATCCCGGGCAGCGGGACGAACCAGTCGCGCATCTACAGCGACGGCTCCCGCTTCACCGAGGAGGCGACGCTGGTCATGGAGTCGGGCACCAACCAGGCGAGCACCGCGATGTGCCGCCTGACGCACGCGGCAGGGTTCTGGCAGGCGGCGATCCTGAACCCGTCGAATGGTGAGCAGCGCGGCGGTGCGGTGTCGGCGGTTGAGGGGCAGGCGTCGATCGGGTGGGTGCACCCGAGCCAGCAGGACCAACTTCTCGTGTTCGACCAGTCCGGGACGTTCCATCGGGGGACGTGGCTGTACGCCAACGACTCCGGCTTGATCATGCTGTCGGTCTCGGTGTCGAGGGGGGCCACCTACTACCAGGTGGCTCTCGGCTTCGCTTTCCCGACCGTGCCGAAGGTCACGTTCACGGCCGAGCAGACCACGACCATGCAACTCTTCAGCCGCACCAACAGCGACCTGTTCTTCTTCGACCCGTCCGCCGGGACCTCGCCGCCGGCGCGGACGTTCCACATCTGGGCCTGGAGGTGA
- a CDS encoding phosphatidylglycerol lysyltransferase domain-containing protein has protein sequence MPLATVSRELHHHFGTDIRPITLATLNRVDLLPTYLQAGADVHGSHSLFYWLRARGRGHVVSRDNAAMGLSWRDDVERLIAIRPVGPLDAVMRLLDDVARVAHDRAEQPLVVRYCSPAVAEHLRTRGWTEMNGPWHADAPADDETHPEVIVTAPAVELPGGRKYKPLREAVFRHASRYHYTAQPTPLGIGETALIHADAARADGYDLHELGFNDAVTASLISLHHDRLTYHYLTRRDRLAAFAITADITGIAHGYYLAARSEPRLVTYFLWLIYLQQRRAGASALNLGGSETASLFEFKKHTFPDHIQQRTCLLQSPSAR, from the coding sequence ATGCCCCTGGCCACCGTGTCCCGCGAGCTGCATCACCACTTCGGCACGGACATACGCCCGATCACCCTGGCGACCCTCAACCGTGTCGATCTGCTGCCCACCTACCTGCAGGCCGGTGCCGACGTGCACGGCAGCCACAGCCTGTTCTACTGGCTGCGCGCCCGGGGGCGCGGGCATGTCGTGAGCCGCGACAACGCCGCGATGGGCCTGTCCTGGCGGGACGATGTGGAGCGGTTGATCGCCATCCGCCCGGTCGGCCCTCTTGACGCCGTGATGCGGCTCCTTGACGACGTCGCCCGCGTGGCCCATGACCGGGCAGAGCAACCCCTGGTCGTCCGATACTGCTCGCCAGCAGTCGCCGAACACCTGCGCACCCGAGGGTGGACGGAGATGAACGGGCCCTGGCACGCCGACGCGCCAGCCGACGACGAAACACACCCCGAAGTAATCGTCACCGCTCCCGCCGTCGAGCTGCCCGGCGGCCGCAAGTACAAGCCGCTGCGGGAGGCGGTGTTCCGGCACGCCTCCCGCTACCACTACACCGCCCAGCCCACACCGCTCGGCATCGGTGAAACCGCGCTCATCCACGCCGACGCGGCGCGGGCGGACGGCTACGACCTGCACGAACTGGGGTTCAACGACGCCGTCACGGCCAGCCTCATCTCCCTGCACCACGATCGGCTCACCTACCACTATCTGACCCGGCGAGACCGGCTGGCGGCCTTCGCCATCACCGCCGACATCACCGGCATCGCCCACGGCTACTACCTGGCCGCCCGCAGTGAACCGCGGCTGGTCACCTACTTCCTGTGGCTCATCTACCTCCAGCAGCGCCGCGCCGGCGCCTCGGCGCTGAACCTCGGCGGCTCGGAAACCGCGTCGCTGTTCGAGTTCAAGAAGCACACCTTCCCGGACCACATCCAGCAGCGCACCTGCCTGCTGCAAAGCCCCAGTGCGAGGTGA
- a CDS encoding holin, which yields MHADPQISYSKPPVETKVKVMGLTAYLAGVAGMAVLQTVADDPSVIAFLPDWIEAITLPLVPTALAAVAGFKAKHTPRPDLPADQR from the coding sequence ATGCACGCAGATCCCCAGATCAGCTACTCCAAGCCGCCCGTCGAGACCAAGGTCAAGGTCATGGGCCTGACGGCCTACCTCGCTGGTGTCGCTGGCATGGCGGTGCTTCAGACGGTCGCTGACGACCCCAGCGTGATCGCGTTCCTGCCCGACTGGATCGAGGCGATCACGCTGCCGCTGGTGCCGACCGCGCTGGCGGCCGTGGCTGGCTTCAAGGCCAAGCACACGCCGCGGCCGGACCTTCCGGCTGACCAGCGATAG
- a CDS encoding fibronectin type III domain-containing protein gives MQVIIPGKPAKFALRLVAHEPNGDRLGVLPHHSGFELGDPLNDVPSLKVTYPDGGLNSGLIAGHCEVAVEYAANGGAWVEPPNARFLRIKRSGDSTDRAGSRSYDLPGWAWLLRKVVLYPNSAMVDGKRQFNAVSAGAILATFIQEGKARGALSGLTYLFSDSRDSDNKEWDSTRRLTLAIEPGKDLLSVLINLGEQGVIDWRMQGRELQVFNPDTVLGTDRASGPSPVDLRLGRDITEAPDTGTLEDAVSAILIGGEAGLSVEVTNPAAVAPWGRWETYQSQSGVSDVGTARLLGQNALERVGRERVQVTRGLMFDRARWLPFEHYQPGDYVLAPGDGGAMESLRLRQITLSVDTGGQVGGNVVLNDRFLEREIRLARQAAGILDGGVGSGGSGGEPAPESNNRVPAAPQGLVVNAITYIDEAGYPRGQITAAWAAVVADVAGVALNIDGYELFARVNQTGAPWMQIAVSDSNTTVAYSPLQAGSQYAFKVRATSAGVKGDFSSQIVVEIEADTEPPPVPSAPQVSTRLGVIHVAWDGLGVGAVPMPADFFSVKVWMQDPLAPGAAVVGQLEAAGSVVIPDQPYGADRELWLTSIDRSGNESAASTHTVVATQPVVDTDLIGRIVNGATHIIDGTIPADAKVTAGTITGQLIQAGAIQTGHLTANAVTADKVQAGSIQAGHLAAAAITADKLAATAIDGKTITGAFIRTAATGRRLELAPPGATYPEIRFYPTSGGNYSRIYTRDDVYTGEATLTITTSQNSGGAYRAQMQMGATMTTLGVMDAAATSQRGGYLEIANDHAAYGYYAGGTNSQCYIWFDDSGRWQVRGRYWDSNLADPFDAIHAGSWTVSGSAQYFIYPYGTVDMATNMGPVVTVRDGRSGGPTNWDNRYAAKPWVITCSSTYGFQINLDASASFAFYFWCHRH, from the coding sequence GTGCAGGTGATCATCCCAGGTAAGCCCGCGAAGTTCGCGCTACGGCTGGTGGCGCACGAGCCGAACGGAGATCGGCTGGGTGTGCTGCCTCACCACAGCGGTTTCGAGCTGGGCGACCCGCTGAACGACGTGCCCAGCCTCAAGGTGACCTACCCGGACGGGGGGCTGAACTCCGGCCTCATCGCTGGGCACTGCGAGGTCGCGGTGGAGTACGCGGCGAACGGCGGCGCCTGGGTCGAGCCGCCCAACGCGCGGTTCCTCCGGATCAAGCGGAGCGGCGACAGCACAGACCGCGCCGGTTCCCGATCTTACGATCTGCCGGGCTGGGCGTGGCTGTTGAGGAAGGTCGTGCTGTACCCCAACAGCGCAATGGTGGACGGCAAGCGCCAGTTCAACGCGGTCAGCGCCGGCGCGATCCTCGCGACGTTCATTCAGGAGGGCAAGGCGCGCGGCGCGTTGTCCGGTCTGACCTACCTCTTCTCCGACAGCCGCGACAGCGACAACAAGGAGTGGGACAGCACGCGGCGGCTGACGCTGGCGATCGAGCCGGGCAAGGACCTGCTCAGCGTCCTGATCAATCTGGGCGAGCAGGGCGTGATCGACTGGCGGATGCAGGGCCGCGAGCTGCAGGTGTTCAACCCGGACACGGTGCTCGGCACGGACCGCGCGTCCGGCCCTTCGCCGGTTGACCTGCGGCTTGGCCGTGACATCACCGAAGCTCCGGACACGGGGACGCTGGAGGACGCCGTGTCCGCCATCCTCATCGGCGGCGAAGCTGGCCTATCGGTGGAGGTGACCAACCCGGCCGCCGTCGCGCCGTGGGGCAGATGGGAGACCTACCAGTCGCAGAGCGGCGTCTCTGACGTCGGTACGGCGAGGCTGCTGGGCCAGAACGCGCTGGAGCGGGTCGGGCGGGAGCGGGTGCAGGTCACCCGCGGCCTGATGTTCGACCGTGCGCGGTGGCTGCCGTTCGAGCACTACCAGCCTGGGGACTACGTGCTCGCGCCGGGTGATGGCGGGGCGATGGAGTCGCTCCGTCTGCGGCAGATCACGTTGTCCGTGGACACGGGCGGCCAGGTCGGTGGCAACGTCGTCTTGAATGATCGCTTTCTGGAACGGGAGATCAGGCTGGCCAGGCAGGCGGCCGGGATCCTCGACGGTGGAGTGGGGTCGGGCGGTTCCGGTGGCGAGCCGGCTCCGGAGTCGAACAACCGGGTACCTGCCGCACCGCAGGGTCTCGTGGTGAACGCCATCACCTACATCGACGAGGCCGGGTACCCGCGAGGCCAGATCACCGCTGCCTGGGCTGCGGTCGTGGCCGACGTCGCCGGGGTGGCACTCAACATCGACGGCTACGAGCTGTTCGCCCGTGTCAACCAGACCGGCGCACCGTGGATGCAGATCGCGGTCAGCGACTCCAACACAACCGTGGCCTACTCGCCGCTGCAGGCCGGTAGCCAGTACGCGTTCAAGGTGCGCGCGACCTCGGCCGGAGTGAAGGGCGACTTTTCCTCCCAGATCGTCGTGGAGATCGAGGCCGACACGGAGCCGCCGCCGGTCCCGAGCGCGCCTCAGGTGTCCACTCGGCTGGGCGTGATCCACGTTGCGTGGGACGGCCTGGGCGTCGGCGCGGTGCCGATGCCCGCCGACTTCTTCTCAGTGAAGGTCTGGATGCAGGACCCGCTCGCGCCGGGCGCGGCCGTGGTCGGCCAGTTGGAGGCGGCCGGCTCGGTGGTGATCCCGGACCAGCCGTACGGCGCTGATCGGGAGCTGTGGCTGACGTCGATCGACCGCAGCGGCAACGAGTCGGCGGCCTCAACGCACACCGTCGTGGCGACGCAGCCGGTCGTAGACACGGACCTGATCGGGCGGATCGTCAACGGCGCGACCCACATCATCGACGGCACGATCCCAGCGGATGCGAAGGTCACAGCGGGCACGATCACGGGCCAGTTGATCCAGGCCGGGGCGATCCAGACCGGCCACCTGACGGCCAACGCGGTGACGGCCGACAAGGTACAGGCCGGGTCTATCCAGGCTGGGCACCTGGCTGCCGCCGCGATCACCGCTGACAAGCTGGCTGCCACGGCGATCGACGGTAAAACGATCACGGGTGCCTTCATCAGGACTGCCGCGACTGGGCGGCGACTTGAGCTAGCGCCACCTGGTGCGACGTATCCCGAGATCCGCTTCTACCCGACCTCGGGCGGGAATTACTCGCGGATCTACACCCGCGACGACGTGTACACCGGCGAAGCGACGCTCACGATCACCACCAGCCAGAACTCCGGAGGTGCGTACCGGGCGCAGATGCAGATGGGCGCTACCATGACGACCCTGGGCGTTATGGATGCGGCCGCGACATCGCAGCGTGGCGGATACCTGGAGATCGCCAACGACCACGCCGCCTACGGCTACTACGCTGGCGGCACCAACTCCCAGTGCTACATCTGGTTCGATGACTCGGGCCGGTGGCAGGTGCGCGGCCGGTACTGGGACAGCAACCTGGCCGATCCCTTCGATGCCATCCATGCAGGCTCGTGGACGGTCAGCGGGTCGGCGCAGTACTTCATTTACCCGTACGGGACCGTGGACATGGCGACCAACATGGGGCCTGTCGTTACGGTGCGCGACGGCCGCTCGGGTGGGCCGACGAACTGGGACAACCGTTATGCGGCCAAGCCGTGGGTCATCACGTGCTCAAGCACGTACGGGTTCCAGATCAACCTGGACGCCTCAGCCAGCTTCGCTTTCTACTTCTGGTGCCACCGCCACTGA
- a CDS encoding putative quinol monooxygenase: protein MILYRVAVTVDPAHLQRAHRLFAELVDVSRRVPGVIDFDIMQDPGNPHRFVSIEVYADEEAVDLQGKLPQLHAVMDAFPTLLITGPKGTKFIVLASEPWP, encoded by the coding sequence ATGATCCTTTACCGCGTGGCCGTCACTGTGGACCCCGCCCATCTGCAGCGCGCTCACCGCCTGTTCGCCGAGTTGGTCGATGTCAGCCGCCGAGTACCAGGAGTGATCGACTTCGACATCATGCAGGACCCCGGCAATCCCCATCGCTTCGTGTCGATCGAGGTCTACGCCGACGAAGAGGCGGTAGACCTCCAAGGCAAACTGCCGCAGCTCCATGCGGTGATGGACGCGTTCCCCACGCTGCTGATCACCGGGCCCAAGGGAACGAAGTTCATCGTGCTGGCCAGCGAGCCATGGCCATAG